The following coding sequences lie in one Drosophila bipectinata strain 14024-0381.07 chromosome XR, DbipHiC1v2, whole genome shotgun sequence genomic window:
- the LOC108123869 gene encoding U3 small nucleolar RNA-associated protein 6 homolog, translated as MGEFIAEMQERLLPEYEQMKNYNVFKPDQIREIVLRRERFFVKISKSHQTISDYLEFVLYEKQMHQTIVEKEKKMHVKLTGLKNSISIRILRLYREALGKFTHDRRLWKHWIKFSKKNNPVEVAGIYEKMLLYHGDEPDVWVEAAEWLYEHNRLNVSRVKDILLRGLQRHPSSSKINKCFFDTVLKEAASASSERNLADNTLSEQDVKMEQVEAVYRNSLANITELDYFISILESCEDYHEITGKVQRMIIDDLQEKFPREPGLWEMLAQRELRGFHLGDLAEEGQESNSADPPPSKRSRTVNVRSMKRRIELCVAVYKSAVEELQTAEMWDRYLNAMVAMSTDGNVERVLKQQCLANALQAGHLSGMMKVRHYAILRKMLCSAPSGLEAAVTIITEALKHDSSVEMHELLLITHIQNDSESLVYELFQKIKSSMGAEALPLWKTTILYYRARQDSLGGRRLDEIYDHACKSTWPEFGELRFDYLRYLWQERSVDEARKEYARLAVQPPMSLDMHRQMAQLEASVAVRDGSSIKYWRMCYEFMACYFGKTEPRIWVEYLTFERDHGETKNIALLAQRALTTLEPKYVPAFESERALSYVGASVEA; from the exons atggGCGAGTTTATAGCTGAGATGCAGGAGCGTTTGCTCCCGGAGTACGAGCAAATGAAGAACTACAACGTATTCAAACCGGATCAAATTAG AGAAATTGTCCTCCGACGGGAACGTTTTTTCGTGAAAATTTCTAAGAGCCACCAGACAATCTCCGACTACCTTGAGTTCGTATTGTACGAAAAACAAATGCACCAGACCATAgtggaaaaggaaaaaaagatGCACGTAAAGCTAACTGGCCTTAAGAACTCCATCTCCATAAGAATTTTGCGTTTGTATAGAGAAGCGCTGGGAAAATTTACCCATGATAGGCGCCTCTGGAAGCACTGGATAAAGTTTAGCAAGAAGAACAACCCTGTCGAGGTGGCTGGCATCTACGAAAAGATGCTGTTG taCCATGGGGACGAACCGGATGTCTGGGTGGAGGCTGCTGAGTGGCTTTACGAGCATAATCGCCTGAACGTCTCCAGGGTTAAGGATATACTGCTGCGAGGCCTGCAACGTCATCCAAGTTCGTCAAAGATTAACAAGTGTTTCTTTGATACTGTGCTTAAGGAAGCAGCTTCTGCCAGTAGCGAACGCAATCTTGCAGATAATACGCTTTCAGAGCAAGACGTTAAAATGGAACAAGTAGAAGCCGTCTATCGCAACAGCTTGGCGAATATTACGGAGCTCGACTATTTTATAAGTATCCTCGAGAGCTGCGAGGATTACCACGAGATCACAGGCAAGGTGCAGCGTATGATTATCGATGACTTGCAGGAGAAGTTTCCCCGCGAACCGGGACTCTGGGAGATGCTGGCACAGCGCGAGCTGCGTGGCTTCCATTTGGGCGACTTGGCGGAGGAAGGTCAGGAGTCTAACAGCGCCGATCCGCCTCCTAGCAAGAGGTCACGTACCGTCAATGTTCGCTCCATGAAAAGACGCATTGAGCTCTGTGTCGCTGTCTACAAGTCGGCCGTGGAGGAGCTACAAACAGCTGAGATGTGGGACAGATATTTAAATGCCATGGTAGCTATGAGCACTGATGGCAACGTTGAGCGCGTCCTGAAGCAACAGTGCCTGGCAAACGCCTTGCAAGCCGGCCATCTTTCGGGCATGATGAAGGTCAGGCACTATGCCATCCTACGGAAAATGCTGTGCAGTGCTCCCAGTGGTCTGGAGGCGGCAGTCACTATTATAACAGAAGCTCTAAAGCACGACTCTTCCGTTGAGATGCACGAATTGCTGCTGATAACTCACATTCAGAATGACAGTGAGTCGCTGGTCTACGAACTGTTCCAGAAGATAAAAAGCAGCATGGGCGCAGAAGCCTTGCCGCTGTGGAAGACCACGATTCTGTACTACAGGGCACGTCAAGACAGCCTAGGTGGGCGACGACTGGACGAAATCTATGACCATGCCTGCAAGTCAACCTGGCCGGAATTCGGAGAGCTTCGGTTCGATTATTTGCGATACTTGTGGCAGGAGCGCTCCGTGGATGAGGCACGCAAGGAGTACGCCAGGCTCGCCGTTCAGCCGCCGATGTCGTTGGATATGCATCGTCAAATGGCCCAGCTGGAGGCTAGTGTGGCAGTTCGC GATGGTTCAAGCATCAAATACTGGCGCATGTGCTACGAGTTTATGGCCTGCTATTTCGGTAAGACCGAGCCGCGCATTTGGGTGGAGTACCTCACTTTTGAGCGTGATCACGGCGAGACCAAGAACATAGCCCTTCTAGCCCAGCGAGCCCTCACCACACTGGAGCCCAAATACGTACCCGCATTCGAGTCCGAGAGGGCCCTGTCTTATGTGGGAGCCTCTGTAGAGGCGTAA
- the LOC108123872 gene encoding protein snakeskin encodes MEFNNRLLLKIIELAIAIACIVMYEVDGALSSRPLIVCGTIGGFTIICGVLLIGHVINSLVEKRLNALISLIGCVLFVASGALVIDEWHDAILQKDRKRNAIAAGSLMIINGAVFLLDTLSICRT; translated from the exons ATGGAGTTCAACAATCGTCTACTGCTTAAAATCATTGAGCTG GCCATTGCCATCGCCTGCATCGTGATGTACGAGGTCGATGGGGCACTCTCCTCTCGGCCCCTCATCGTCTGCGGCACCATTGGCGGCTTCACAATCATCTGCGGAGTCCTGCTCATCG GCCATGTAATCAATTCCCTGGTGGAGAAGCGTCTTAATGCCTTGATCTCTCTGATCGGCTGCGTTCTGTTTGTGGCCTCCGGTGCCCTGGTGATCGATGAGTGGCACGATGCCATCCTGCAGAAGGACAGGAAGCGCAACGCCATCGCCGCCGGATCCCTGATGATCATCAACGGAGCCGTTTTCCTCCTGGACACGCTCTCCATTTGCCGAACGTAA
- the LOC108123873 gene encoding acylphosphatase-1 gives MAAGKKEIMACDFEIKGKLPKEAFELFAVAQAKTLGLRGFITQVSEDTYKGVLEGEGKVIEAFQKLITSAGEYVAAIKEFIIKNMKAIQEYTYKAFEVQMKK, from the coding sequence ATGGCCGCCGGAAAGAAGGAAATCATGGCCTGCGACTTCGAGATCAAGGGAAAGCTCCCCAAGGAGGCCTTCGAGTTGTTCGCCGTGGCCCAGGCCAAGACCCTCGGACTTCGGGGATTCATCACCCAGGTCAGCGAAGACACCTACAAAGGAGTACTCGAGGGCGAAGGTAAAGTCATCGAGGCCTTCCAGAAGCTGATCACCAGTGCCGGCGAGTACGTGGCAGCCATCAAGGAGTTCATCATCAAGAACATGAAGGCCATCCAGGAGTACACATACAAGGCCTTCGAGGTTCagatgaaaaaataa